The proteins below are encoded in one region of Methylomagnum ishizawai:
- a CDS encoding copper resistance CopC family protein: protein MLKRILLVLALLGLFPTAHAHAILVKAQPEKEAVLALPPAEVLLTFNDAVGEEFLALAVIDAAGKRVDKHDARLDFTDHSHLRASVEPLPPGQYVVRYRVLSADGHVVSGKYSFQIKTP, encoded by the coding sequence ATGCTCAAACGAATCCTTCTGGTGCTGGCACTCCTGGGCCTGTTCCCCACCGCCCACGCCCACGCCATCCTGGTGAAAGCCCAACCCGAAAAAGAGGCGGTCCTCGCCCTGCCACCGGCGGAAGTGCTGTTGACCTTCAACGACGCCGTGGGCGAGGAATTCCTGGCCCTCGCGGTCATCGACGCGGCCGGCAAGCGGGTGGACAAGCACGACGCCCGGTTGGACTTCACCGACCATTCCCATCTCCGCGCCTCGGTGGAACCGCTTCCGCCCGGCCAATACGTCGTGAGATACCGGGTGCTTTCCGCCGACGGCCATGTGGTCAGCGGCAAGTACTCCTTCCAAATCAAAACCCCCTGA
- a CDS encoding metal ABC transporter substrate-binding protein, whose amino-acid sequence MSLPFPLLARYGFALCLWFLCAALARADTGRLKIVATNYPLAYFAGRLVGDRAAVEFPVPAADTDPAYWEPKAKGVAALQKADLILLNGADYEKWLPRVSLSKLKQVNTSAAFKDRYIHTEGVVVHSHGPGGTHAHAGTVYTTWLDFEQAALQAQAVAEAIAKKRPEWKSLVMENLAGLKADLLALDADLRSAAAAQPNKPWLAFHPIYDYLGRRYGFDIASVHWDTDEMPPPQEWEALKHTLAGHPAKWMLWEAAPLAEVAAKLEAMGVASVVFDPCGNRPREGDFLTVMRANVENLKAVLR is encoded by the coding sequence ATGTCCCTTCCCTTCCCGCTCCTGGCGCGGTATGGCTTCGCGCTATGCCTGTGGTTCCTCTGCGCGGCCCTGGCGCGGGCCGACACGGGCCGCTTGAAGATCGTCGCCACCAATTATCCCCTGGCCTATTTCGCCGGGCGCCTGGTCGGCGACCGCGCCGCGGTGGAGTTCCCCGTGCCCGCCGCCGACACCGATCCGGCGTACTGGGAACCCAAGGCCAAGGGCGTGGCCGCGCTGCAAAAGGCCGATTTGATCCTGCTCAACGGGGCCGACTACGAAAAATGGCTGCCCCGCGTCAGCCTGTCCAAGCTCAAGCAGGTCAACACTTCCGCCGCCTTCAAGGACCGCTATATCCATACCGAGGGCGTCGTCGTCCACAGCCACGGCCCCGGCGGGACGCATGCCCACGCCGGAACCGTCTATACCACCTGGCTGGACTTCGAGCAGGCGGCGCTCCAGGCCCAGGCCGTGGCCGAGGCCATCGCCAAGAAGCGCCCGGAATGGAAAAGCCTGGTGATGGAAAACCTCGCGGGGCTCAAGGCCGACCTCCTGGCCCTGGACGCCGATTTGCGAAGCGCCGCCGCCGCCCAGCCCAACAAACCCTGGCTGGCCTTCCATCCGATCTACGATTATTTGGGGCGGCGCTATGGTTTCGATATCGCCAGCGTGCATTGGGATACGGACGAGATGCCGCCGCCGCAGGAATGGGAGGCGCTCAAGCACACCTTGGCGGGACATCCGGCCAAATGGATGCTGTGGGAGGCCGCGCCCTTGGCCGAGGTCGCCGCCAAGCTCGAGGCGATGGGGGTGGCAAGCGTGGTGTTCGATCCCTGCGGCAACCGTCCACGGGAAGGCGATTTCCTGACGGTGATGCGCGCGAACGTGGAGAACCTGAAGGCGGTGTTGCGCTGA
- a CDS encoding TonB-dependent receptor, with the protein MQRFKTRLPLVPCLGAALHLLAGPASAHPQPAEEQEPESVGLEAVEVEGRAADLLGVADSASQGQVGQPEFKYRPLSRVGELVEVVPGAVATQHSGSGKANQFFLRGFNLDHGTDFNATLDGVPMNLRTHAHGQGYLDLNSIIPELVDKVDYGKGPYYAEQGDFASAGYAQFHTFHRLAEGIAKFTGGEYDYYRGVLANSNRIGNGDLLYAGEVAFFEGPWKQPEESGKYNGMIRYTIDEEDFGLSVNGKAYRSNWTATNQIPKRDVQAGLLDLYGTMDPTDGGKTDRYSLSGNLWSKGDGYKNQLNLYALYYDLDLYSNFTGYLDDPVNGDQLNQHERRVVAGGSGEQTWFNRVLGFDMDNSVGFQVRYDNISNLTLNHTVNRRFLASISVDDVDETSLSFYFKNQTHWLSWFRSIAGLRSDTFFFDVTDKLHPQDSGSQTSSMVSPKLSLVFGPWAETEFFLNFGYGFHSNDARGVTNHYDPLDPTMPVKGAPGLAKQRGAEGGLRTQYIPGLVSTLAVWYLHSDSELVFLGDAGTTEPTGQSERYGVEWTNYYKPNDWLTLDADFAFTSAHYQDVPHSESDIPNSVGQVIGAGVVALLPYDFFATARVRYFGHVPLNETGTAYMGDTTLVNLGAGYQYQKLKFEVDVFNLFDSKANDIAYYYESRYPQNAAAEEGIMIHPVMPRQVRATVTLNF; encoded by the coding sequence ATGCAACGATTCAAAACCCGGCTCCCGCTCGTCCCATGCCTGGGCGCGGCCTTGCATTTGCTGGCCGGTCCCGCCTCCGCCCATCCCCAGCCCGCCGAGGAACAGGAACCGGAATCGGTCGGCCTGGAAGCGGTCGAGGTCGAGGGCCGCGCCGCCGATTTGCTCGGCGTCGCCGATTCGGCCTCGCAAGGCCAGGTGGGCCAGCCCGAATTCAAATACCGGCCCTTGTCGCGGGTGGGCGAGCTGGTGGAAGTGGTGCCCGGCGCGGTCGCCACCCAGCACAGCGGCTCGGGCAAGGCCAACCAGTTCTTCCTGCGCGGCTTCAACCTGGACCACGGCACCGATTTCAACGCCACCCTGGACGGCGTGCCGATGAACCTGCGCACCCACGCCCACGGCCAGGGCTACCTGGACCTCAACAGCATCATCCCGGAATTGGTGGACAAGGTGGATTACGGCAAGGGGCCGTATTACGCCGAACAGGGCGATTTCGCCTCGGCGGGCTATGCCCAGTTCCACACCTTCCACCGCCTGGCGGAGGGCATCGCCAAGTTCACCGGCGGCGAATACGACTATTACCGGGGCGTCCTGGCCAATTCCAACCGGATCGGGAACGGGGATTTGCTCTACGCCGGGGAGGTGGCGTTCTTCGAAGGACCGTGGAAACAGCCGGAGGAATCCGGCAAATACAACGGCATGATCCGCTACACCATCGACGAGGAGGATTTCGGCCTGTCGGTCAACGGCAAGGCCTACCGCTCCAACTGGACCGCCACCAACCAGATTCCCAAGCGCGATGTGCAGGCCGGGCTCCTGGACCTGTACGGCACCATGGACCCCACCGACGGCGGCAAGACCGACCGCTACAGCCTGTCCGGCAACCTGTGGAGCAAGGGCGACGGCTATAAGAACCAACTCAACCTCTACGCCCTGTACTACGACCTGGACCTGTATTCCAATTTCACCGGCTATCTCGACGATCCCGTCAACGGCGACCAGCTCAACCAGCACGAGCGCCGGGTGGTGGCGGGCGGCAGCGGGGAACAGACCTGGTTCAACCGGGTGCTGGGCTTCGACATGGACAACAGCGTCGGCTTCCAAGTGCGCTACGACAATATCTCCAACCTGACCCTGAACCACACCGTGAACCGCCGGTTCCTCGCCTCGATCAGCGTGGACGATGTGGACGAGACCAGCCTGTCGTTCTATTTCAAGAACCAGACCCATTGGCTGTCCTGGTTCCGCAGCATCGCCGGGCTGAGGAGCGACACCTTCTTCTTCGACGTGACCGACAAGCTCCATCCCCAGGATTCGGGTAGCCAGACCTCGTCCATGGTCAGCCCCAAGCTGTCCCTGGTGTTCGGTCCCTGGGCCGAGACCGAATTCTTCCTCAACTTCGGCTATGGCTTCCACTCCAACGACGCCCGCGGCGTCACCAACCATTACGACCCGCTCGATCCCACGATGCCGGTCAAGGGCGCTCCCGGCCTCGCCAAGCAACGCGGGGCCGAGGGCGGGCTGCGGACCCAATATATCCCCGGCCTGGTCAGCACTTTGGCGGTGTGGTACCTGCATTCGGATTCGGAGCTGGTGTTCCTGGGCGATGCCGGCACCACCGAGCCCACCGGCCAGAGCGAGCGCTACGGCGTGGAATGGACCAACTATTACAAGCCCAACGACTGGCTGACCCTGGACGCCGATTTCGCCTTCACCTCGGCCCATTACCAGGACGTGCCCCACAGCGAGAGCGACATCCCCAACTCGGTGGGGCAGGTGATCGGGGCCGGGGTGGTGGCCTTGTTGCCCTACGACTTCTTCGCGACGGCCAGGGTGCGCTATTTCGGCCACGTCCCCTTGAACGAGACCGGGACCGCCTATATGGGCGACACCACCCTGGTCAACCTGGGCGCGGGCTACCAGTACCAGAAGCTGAAATTCGAGGTGGACGTGTTCAACCTGTTCGACTCCAAGGCCAACGACATCGCCTATTACTACGAATCGCGCTATCCGCAGAACGCCGCCGCCGAGGAGGGGATCATGATCCATCCGGTGATGCCCCGGCAGGTGCGGGCCACGGTCACGCTGAATTTTTGA
- a CDS encoding TonB-dependent siderophore receptor: MKRRWRDDGADRAGAAVVRAMVLMLGGVVAGRAVAETPESGTDGPVSLEAVTVTGEATESTETAWGPVRGYVAKRSASGSKTDTPLIETPQTINVVARDEIAARAAQNLSQATAYTPGLLTEMFGPSTRDDYFNLRGFDVPQYLNGLRLLGIGYANIRTEPYGLERVEILRGPSSVLYGQNPPGGLVNLVSKRPTLEPLHQVELLGGSFGRVQGALDLGGPLDDSGQFLYRLTALGRGSDTQVDHAKDDRYFVAPSFTWRPDADTSFTLLTHYQKDEAGNSMQFLPPQGSLQPNPNGRIPTNRFLGEPDYDRFDREQYTVGYAFEHRFNPIFQVRQNLRYAHVETDYPVIFVDGFVTGANGLPVDYRTVTRSAGLYQAHAGVFTLDTQAQADFDTGPVRHTLLFGADYRNLGGDNNSGIGSAPNIDMYSPVYGQPFDRPAIDLKRHQDLDQFGLYLQDQIKYDRFGLTLSGRHDWAESFTHENDLLYSTLTDTHQDDSAFTYRIGLNYLFDNGFAPYASYSDSFEPVPGTDFSGTPFQPTTGQQWEVGIKYQPPGYNAFLTLSAFHLTQQNIVTADPDPAHQGYSIQTGEARVMGIELEGKASLAEGLDLTAGYSIYDSETTKTTEADQLGKRLPYTPGQQASTWLDYTVPVGPAAGFGLGGGFRYVGSNYGDLTNSLRAPSYTLIDAVVHYDLGKLDSSLKGARLAVNLSNLFDREYVATCGDGFCYYGNRRSVLASLRYDF, encoded by the coding sequence ATGAAACGACGATGGCGTGACGATGGTGCGGACAGGGCCGGGGCGGCGGTGGTCCGGGCGATGGTGTTGATGTTGGGCGGCGTGGTGGCGGGCCGGGCGGTGGCGGAAACCCCGGAATCCGGGACGGACGGGCCGGTGTCACTGGAAGCGGTCACGGTGACGGGGGAAGCCACGGAATCCACCGAAACCGCCTGGGGTCCGGTGCGGGGCTATGTGGCGAAGCGCAGCGCCTCGGGTTCCAAGACCGACACCCCATTGATCGAGACGCCGCAGACCATCAACGTCGTGGCCCGCGACGAAATCGCGGCGCGGGCCGCGCAGAACCTCAGCCAAGCCACCGCGTACACCCCAGGGCTGCTCACCGAGATGTTCGGTCCCAGCACCCGCGACGATTATTTCAACCTGCGCGGCTTCGACGTGCCGCAATACCTCAATGGCCTGCGGCTCCTGGGCATCGGCTACGCCAACATCCGCACCGAACCCTACGGGCTGGAACGGGTGGAAATCCTGCGCGGGCCGTCCTCGGTGCTGTACGGCCAGAACCCGCCCGGCGGCTTGGTCAACCTGGTGAGCAAGCGGCCCACCCTCGAACCCTTGCACCAGGTCGAACTCCTCGGCGGCAGTTTCGGCAGGGTGCAAGGTGCCTTGGACCTGGGCGGACCGCTCGACGACAGCGGCCAGTTCCTCTACCGCCTGACCGCGCTGGGCCGTGGCAGCGACACCCAGGTGGACCATGCCAAGGACGACCGCTATTTCGTCGCGCCCAGCTTCACCTGGCGGCCCGACGCCGATACCTCGTTCACCCTGCTCACCCATTACCAGAAGGACGAAGCGGGCAATTCGATGCAATTCCTGCCGCCGCAAGGCTCGCTCCAACCCAATCCCAATGGCCGGATACCCACCAACCGCTTCCTCGGCGAACCGGATTACGACCGTTTCGACCGCGAGCAATACACCGTCGGCTATGCCTTCGAGCATCGCTTCAACCCAATCTTCCAAGTGCGGCAAAACCTCCGCTACGCCCACGTCGAGACCGATTATCCGGTGATCTTCGTCGATGGCTTCGTCACCGGGGCCAACGGCTTGCCGGTCGATTACCGCACCGTCACCCGTTCCGCCGGGCTGTACCAAGCGCACGCGGGCGTGTTCACCCTGGACACCCAGGCCCAGGCCGATTTCGACACCGGCCCGGTGCGGCATACCCTGTTGTTCGGGGCCGATTACCGCAACCTGGGCGGCGACAACAATAGCGGCATCGGTTCGGCCCCGAATATCGACATGTACAGCCCGGTCTATGGCCAGCCTTTCGACCGCCCGGCCATCGACCTCAAGCGGCATCAGGATTTGGACCAGTTCGGCCTCTACCTCCAGGACCAGATCAAATACGATCGTTTCGGCCTGACCCTGAGCGGCCGCCACGACTGGGCCGAGTCGTTCACCCACGAGAACGACCTGCTGTATTCCACCCTCACCGACACCCACCAGGACGATTCCGCCTTCACCTACCGGATCGGCCTGAACTATCTGTTCGACAACGGTTTCGCGCCCTACGCCAGTTATTCGGATTCGTTCGAGCCGGTGCCCGGCACCGACTTCTCCGGCACGCCGTTCCAGCCGACCACCGGCCAGCAATGGGAAGTCGGCATCAAATACCAGCCGCCCGGCTATAACGCCTTCCTCACCTTGTCGGCCTTCCACCTCACCCAGCAGAACATCGTGACCGCCGATCCCGATCCGGCCCACCAGGGCTATAGCATCCAGACCGGGGAGGCGCGGGTCATGGGCATCGAATTGGAAGGCAAGGCCAGCCTGGCCGAAGGTCTGGACCTGACGGCGGGCTATTCCATCTACGATTCCGAAACCACCAAAACCACCGAGGCCGACCAGCTCGGCAAGCGTCTGCCCTACACGCCCGGCCAACAAGCCTCGACCTGGCTGGACTACACCGTGCCGGTCGGTCCGGCGGCGGGTTTCGGGCTGGGAGGTGGTTTCCGCTATGTGGGGTCCAATTACGGGGATTTGACCAACAGCCTGCGGGCACCGTCCTACACCTTGATCGACGCGGTGGTGCATTACGATCTCGGCAAGCTGGACAGCAGCCTCAAGGGGGCGCGGCTGGCGGTGAACCTGAGCAACCTGTTCGACCGCGAGTATGTCGCCACCTGCGGCGATGGCTTCTGCTATTACGGCAACCGGCGCTCGGTGCTGGCCAGCCTGCGCTACGACTTCTAG
- a CDS encoding ABC transporter ATP-binding protein, with translation MIEALDLRFGYPGFALRIPEFRVGSGEKLAIIGPSGAGKTTLLKLIAGIVRAESGRLRVDGADLRALGEGARRDFRARRVGFVFQELELLDYLDLFDNIVHAYRVNPSLRLDRTVRGRARALAEEVGLGAKLGRMPHELSQGERQRAAVCRALLPEPGLILADEATGNLDPANKVRILDLLFRAADRRGASLLAVTHDHELLPRFDRVVDFTRLTAGGG, from the coding sequence ATGATCGAAGCCTTGGATTTGCGTTTCGGCTATCCCGGCTTCGCGCTGCGTATCCCGGAATTCCGGGTCGGATCGGGCGAGAAGCTCGCCATCATCGGTCCCAGCGGCGCGGGCAAGACCACCCTGCTCAAGCTGATCGCCGGCATCGTGCGGGCCGAATCCGGCCGGCTCCGGGTCGATGGCGCGGATTTGCGGGCGCTGGGCGAAGGGGCGCGGCGCGATTTCCGGGCGCGGCGGGTCGGTTTCGTGTTCCAGGAATTGGAATTGCTGGATTACCTCGACCTGTTCGACAACATCGTCCACGCCTACCGGGTCAATCCCTCGCTCAGGCTGGACCGGACGGTGCGTGGACGCGCCCGCGCCCTGGCGGAGGAGGTCGGCCTGGGCGCGAAGCTCGGACGGATGCCGCACGAACTCTCGCAGGGCGAGCGCCAACGCGCCGCCGTGTGCCGGGCCTTGCTGCCGGAGCCGGGCCTGATCCTGGCCGACGAGGCCACCGGCAACCTCGACCCGGCCAACAAGGTCCGCATCCTCGACCTGTTGTTCCGCGCCGCCGACCGCCGCGGCGCGAGCCTCCTGGCCGTGACCCACGACCACGAATTATTGCCGCGCTTCGACCGCGTGGTCGATTTCACCCGGTTGACGGCGGGGGGCGGATGA
- a CDS encoding ABC transporter permease produces MHDVYLAWRYLRHHKVRSLILTACLSLLMGLPLGLHRLLDEGEKRMTARAESTPLLVGAQGSAVDLTLNALYFTAAATPIAMREVERIAATGWADPLPVYARFKVRGQPLVGVELDYFDYRGLVPERGAMLALLGDCVLGADAAAALKLGPGDTLLTTPDNLFDLAGIYPLKLHVVGVLGKSHGPDDQAVFVDLQTAWVIEGLGHGHAGQPPSPAGAGPFAEAEARAQAKLVTYTEITPDNLDSFHFHGDPADYPVSAVIAVAHDARSATLLRGRYLAPDDTAQIVQPPKITQGLLQNIFRVGALFDAVSLLVGAATLLALGLVFALSLRLRRGELHTIFLLGCGRLTVLRLLAAEIVLLLLASGSVCLLGLEVLHRHAGDLMRRFFIS; encoded by the coding sequence ATGCACGATGTCTATCTCGCCTGGCGCTACCTGCGCCACCACAAGGTCCGCAGCCTGATCCTGACCGCCTGCCTCAGCCTGCTGATGGGCTTGCCGCTGGGCCTGCACCGGCTGCTGGACGAGGGCGAAAAGCGCATGACCGCCCGCGCCGAATCCACGCCGCTCCTGGTCGGGGCCCAGGGCAGCGCGGTGGACCTGACCTTGAACGCGCTGTATTTCACCGCCGCCGCCACGCCCATCGCCATGCGCGAAGTGGAACGGATCGCCGCCACCGGCTGGGCCGATCCCTTGCCGGTCTACGCCCGCTTCAAGGTGCGCGGCCAACCCCTGGTCGGCGTGGAACTGGATTATTTCGATTACCGGGGCCTGGTCCCGGAACGCGGCGCGATGCTGGCGCTGCTGGGCGATTGCGTGCTGGGCGCGGACGCGGCGGCGGCGCTGAAGCTCGGTCCCGGCGACACCCTGCTGACCACGCCCGACAACCTGTTCGACCTGGCCGGCATCTATCCCTTGAAACTGCATGTGGTGGGCGTGCTGGGCAAGAGCCACGGCCCCGACGACCAGGCCGTGTTCGTGGATTTGCAGACCGCCTGGGTGATCGAGGGGCTGGGCCATGGCCACGCCGGGCAGCCACCCAGCCCGGCGGGCGCGGGACCGTTCGCGGAGGCCGAGGCCCGCGCCCAGGCCAAGCTGGTCACCTATACCGAAATCACCCCGGACAACCTGGATTCCTTCCATTTCCATGGCGACCCGGCGGACTATCCCGTCAGCGCGGTCATCGCCGTGGCCCACGACGCCCGCTCGGCCACCCTGCTGCGCGGGCGCTACCTCGCCCCGGACGACACCGCGCAGATCGTCCAGCCGCCCAAGATCACCCAGGGCTTGTTGCAGAACATCTTCCGGGTGGGTGCCCTGTTCGACGCGGTGTCGCTGCTGGTGGGCGCGGCGACGCTGTTGGCCCTGGGACTAGTGTTCGCCCTGTCGCTGCGCCTCCGCCGGGGCGAACTGCATACCATCTTCCTGCTCGGCTGCGGACGGCTGACGGTGCTGCGCCTGCTCGCCGCCGAGATCGTCCTGCTCCTGCTCGCCAGCGGCTCGGTCTGCCTGCTCGGGTTGGAAGTCCTCCACCGTCATGCCGGCGATTTGATGCGCCGGTTCTTCATTTCCTGA
- a CDS encoding sialidase family protein: MLWTAIALAGSIPAGATGPVNYPAIDGLLKVRSLDVVTEGGAIHALLAGRFSQRPADTLAYVVSHNGGKSWRSPVFVTGQDAAPVLARRGNDARLAVRGRRMVAVWQAQGELPGTGPLHAALSMDGGKTWRSGTNPASGDSTGNQSYPALALDTAGRAHLAWLDDRDEQGDAQGLRYTQSNDGGQHWQPETTLDPKVCTCCWNRLQVLPDRAVAVLYRDTEPHDMRLALRPPESARWRTDGAAVGDFSWHFTGCPHCGGGLAATRTHQGTTLHGLVWTGREAAPGLYYLNSTNAGKTWSAPLRVGDGDSHGGDIAALTASKLALAFIKRTDRGSPVYAMRSRDGGRHWSEPLVLTPPGTEADHPRVVATESGFRVFWTEARPGGGKTWALADFPT; the protein is encoded by the coding sequence TTGTTGTGGACGGCTATCGCCTTGGCCGGTTCCATCCCGGCGGGGGCGACCGGGCCGGTGAACTATCCGGCCATCGACGGTCTGCTCAAGGTCCGCAGCCTCGATGTCGTGACCGAAGGCGGAGCGATCCACGCGCTGTTGGCGGGCCGGTTCTCCCAAAGACCGGCCGATACCCTGGCCTACGTGGTTTCCCACAATGGCGGCAAGAGTTGGCGGTCCCCGGTGTTCGTGACCGGCCAGGACGCGGCTCCGGTCCTCGCCCGGCGCGGCAACGACGCCCGCCTGGCGGTACGGGGGCGAAGGATGGTCGCGGTTTGGCAGGCCCAGGGTGAATTGCCCGGCACCGGCCCCTTGCATGCCGCCCTATCCATGGACGGCGGCAAGACTTGGCGATCCGGTACGAACCCAGCCAGCGGCGACAGCACGGGCAACCAAAGCTATCCCGCCCTGGCTTTGGACACAGCGGGCCGGGCGCATCTGGCTTGGCTGGACGACCGCGATGAGCAAGGCGATGCCCAAGGCCTACGCTACACGCAATCCAACGATGGCGGGCAGCATTGGCAGCCGGAAACCACCCTGGACCCGAAGGTCTGTACTTGCTGCTGGAACCGGCTACAGGTCTTACCGGACCGAGCCGTGGCGGTGCTGTACCGCGACACCGAGCCGCACGACATGCGCTTGGCCCTGCGCCCACCCGAATCCGCCCGCTGGCGGACGGACGGCGCGGCGGTGGGCGACTTCTCCTGGCATTTCACCGGCTGCCCCCATTGCGGCGGGGGCTTGGCGGCGACCCGGACCCATCAGGGAACCACGCTGCACGGTTTGGTTTGGACGGGGCGGGAAGCCGCGCCCGGCCTGTATTACCTGAATTCGACCAACGCCGGGAAAACCTGGTCCGCGCCCTTGCGGGTGGGCGACGGCGACAGCCACGGTGGCGATATCGCGGCGCTCACGGCCAGCAAACTGGCACTGGCCTTCATCAAGCGCACCGACCGGGGCAGCCCGGTCTACGCCATGCGCTCCCGCGACGGGGGCCGCCATTGGTCCGAACCCCTGGTCCTGACCCCGCCCGGCACCGAGGCCGACCATCCCAGGGTGGTCGCGACCGAATCCGGCTTCCGGGTGTTCTGGACCGAAGCCCGGCCCGGCGGCGGCAAAACCTGGGCGCTGGCCGATTTCCCAACCTGA
- a CDS encoding PepSY-associated TM helix domain-containing protein, protein MRGLCVRLHRYVGLALAGFLVFSGLSGAVLVFQAELDAWLNPELFRAAPGGPALPPTALVAGVERADPRLAVAALPLRIESGATARLGVGPRLDPATGQPFALDFDEVFADPASGAILGRRLWGECHWRRDALVPCLYVLHYSLQAPGETGLWIMGGMALAWICAALLGVYLSFPAKWRSAGNRSWRERWGVAWKIKRGARGPRLHLDWHRAGGLWLFPALLILAVSGISFNLREAVFEPVVGLFSPLTPSPFDQRVEKPDGAPPEPRQSFATILARAEPEAARRGWTEPAADLFYNPGYGIYGVGFGAARAAGLGPSYLYFDGDDGRLLGDYRPGAGTAGDVFESLQLPLHSGRIAGWPGRIAVAATGLAVAGLSLTGVLIWLDKRRARGKRLEA, encoded by the coding sequence ATGAGGGGATTGTGTGTCCGCCTGCACCGCTATGTGGGCTTGGCGCTGGCGGGCTTCCTGGTTTTCTCCGGCCTGAGCGGCGCGGTATTGGTGTTCCAAGCCGAACTGGACGCCTGGCTCAACCCGGAGTTGTTCCGCGCCGCGCCGGGTGGCCCGGCCTTGCCGCCCACCGCACTCGTGGCCGGGGTGGAACGCGCCGACCCGCGTTTGGCCGTCGCCGCCCTGCCCCTACGCATCGAATCCGGGGCAACGGCCCGCCTAGGGGTCGGACCCCGCCTCGACCCCGCCACCGGCCAGCCGTTCGCGCTGGATTTCGACGAGGTATTCGCCGACCCGGCCAGCGGCGCGATATTAGGGCGGCGGCTGTGGGGGGAATGCCACTGGCGGCGCGACGCCTTGGTGCCCTGTTTGTACGTGCTGCACTACAGCCTGCAAGCGCCGGGCGAAACCGGCCTATGGATCATGGGCGGGATGGCGCTGGCCTGGATATGCGCCGCGCTGCTGGGCGTCTATCTGAGCTTCCCGGCCAAGTGGAGGAGCGCTGGAAACCGCTCCTGGCGGGAGCGCTGGGGCGTGGCCTGGAAGATCAAGCGCGGGGCGCGGGGCCCGCGTTTGCATCTGGATTGGCACCGGGCCGGTGGCCTGTGGCTGTTCCCCGCCCTGCTGATCCTGGCCGTCAGCGGGATATCCTTCAACCTGCGGGAGGCGGTGTTCGAGCCGGTGGTGGGCTTGTTCTCGCCCTTGACGCCTTCGCCCTTCGACCAGCGCGTGGAAAAACCGGACGGCGCGCCACCGGAACCCCGGCAATCCTTCGCCACCATCCTAGCGCGGGCCGAGCCGGAAGCGGCCCGGCGCGGCTGGACCGAACCCGCGGCCGACTTGTTCTACAATCCAGGCTATGGCATCTACGGGGTCGGATTCGGCGCGGCGCGGGCGGCGGGGCTCGGGCCTTCCTACCTCTATTTCGACGGCGACGACGGGCGTTTATTGGGCGATTACCGGCCCGGCGCGGGCACGGCGGGGGATGTGTTCGAATCCCTGCAACTGCCTTTGCACAGCGGACGGATCGCGGGCTGGCCGGGCCGGATCGCGGTCGCCGCGACCGGACTCGCCGTGGCCGGGCTATCGCTCACCGGGGTGCTGATCTGGCTGGACAAGCGCCGGGCGCGGGGAAAAAGGCTTGAAGCTTGA
- the nikR gene encoding nickel-responsive transcriptional regulator NikR: MERFTISLDDLLAQRFDALIQARGYANRSEAVRDMLRRELEAERQVSGQSLHCVASLSYVYNHHERRLAERLTEMQHHAHDLVLSAMHVHLDHEHCLEVLFLRGSTQAVRGFADRLAAECGVRHSALNLITVDTGPADPTHRHSHPHD; encoded by the coding sequence ATGGAACGTTTCACGATTTCGCTGGACGATCTGCTCGCCCAGCGTTTCGACGCGCTGATCCAGGCCCGCGGCTACGCCAACCGCTCCGAAGCCGTGCGCGATATGTTGCGCCGGGAATTGGAGGCGGAACGCCAGGTTTCGGGCCAATCCCTCCATTGCGTGGCCAGCCTGTCCTATGTCTACAACCACCACGAGCGCCGCTTGGCGGAACGCCTCACCGAAATGCAGCACCACGCCCACGACCTCGTGCTGTCCGCCATGCATGTCCATCTCGACCACGAGCATTGCCTGGAGGTGCTGTTCCTGCGCGGTTCGACCCAGGCGGTGCGTGGTTTCGCCGATAGGCTGGCGGCGGAATGCGGGGTGCGGCACAGCGCCTTGAATTTGATCACCGTGGATACCGGACCGGCCGACCCCACACATCGGCACAGCCACCCGCACGACTGA